From one Rhodovulum sp. ES.010 genomic stretch:
- a CDS encoding TadE/TadG family type IV pilus assembly protein: MPLRFKTPFTRFTLDTRGSMVAELVLVMPFLIWAILGIIVFFYGFQLRTLNVTGSNTIADLISRQREGPIPADDFENMDEVFGFLTDTPDALSRIRVTLVKCSANCDPDDSGRELDIVWSCPTDDLLPMTETDLSSTFEAQVPLMPQTERVILVETEVIFNPPFAYAMAPQTMRSFIATRPRFVNGLAVEDEGGLCYVAGDA; encoded by the coding sequence ATGCCACTCCGCTTCAAGACCCCGTTCACCCGCTTCACCCTGGATACGCGCGGCAGCATGGTGGCCGAGCTGGTACTCGTGATGCCCTTCCTGATCTGGGCGATTCTCGGCATCATCGTCTTTTTCTACGGGTTCCAGCTACGCACGCTGAACGTGACCGGCTCCAACACCATCGCGGACCTGATCAGTCGCCAGCGCGAGGGACCGATCCCGGCCGACGATTTCGAGAACATGGACGAGGTTTTCGGCTTTCTCACGGATACGCCCGACGCGTTGAGCCGGATTCGGGTGACCTTGGTCAAGTGCAGCGCGAATTGCGACCCGGACGACAGCGGGCGCGAACTCGATATCGTCTGGTCCTGCCCCACCGACGACCTCTTGCCGATGACGGAAACCGACCTGTCGAGCACCTTCGAAGCGCAGGTTCCGCTCATGCCGCAGACCGAGCGCGTGATTCTCGTCGAGACCGAGGTCATCTTCAATCCCCCGTTCGCATACGCCATGGCTCCCCAGACAATGCGCAGCTTCATCGCCACGCGCCCGCGCTTCGTGAACGGACTGGCGGTCGAGGACGAGGGTGGACTCTGCTACGTCGCCGGAGACGCCTAG
- a CDS encoding IS5 family transposase, translating to MRGADETGGSLFSYVDIEARIPARHPLRQIRRVVNEALASLDAEFETLYAPEGRPSIPPERLIRASLLQILFSVRSERQLMEQMDYNLMFRWFVGLGIDDAVWVPTVFTKNRDRLLTTDMARKVMGAILAHREVAPLLSDEHFSVDGTLIKAWASMKSFQPKTEGSPPGADGPGDPPGDTDQDTSPDTAPAQPEAETVPMPSPSRRHRNAEVDFRGEKRSNATHASITDPDARLFRKSQGTGALLCYMGHALMENRNGFVVQADLTRADGHAERRAALDMIHRHSPGSTRRLTLGADKGYDSADFVADLRQAHVTPHVAQKARHSAIDGRTTRHPGYALSQTRRKKIEEPFGWAKTVGGMAQTVYRGLDRVAARFTFTMAACNLARLPKLLAA from the coding sequence ATGCGGGGCGCGGACGAGACGGGCGGGTCGCTGTTCAGCTATGTTGACATCGAGGCGCGGATCCCGGCGCGGCATCCGTTGCGGCAGATCCGGCGGGTCGTGAACGAGGCTTTGGCCAGCCTCGATGCCGAGTTCGAGACGCTCTACGCCCCGGAGGGCCGGCCCTCGATCCCGCCGGAGCGGCTGATCCGGGCGAGCCTTCTACAGATCCTGTTCTCGGTACGCTCGGAGCGGCAGTTGATGGAGCAGATGGATTACAACCTCATGTTCCGCTGGTTCGTGGGCCTGGGGATCGACGACGCGGTCTGGGTCCCCACCGTCTTCACGAAGAACCGTGACCGGCTGCTGACCACCGACATGGCGCGCAAGGTGATGGGCGCGATCCTGGCTCACCGGGAGGTCGCACCGCTGCTGTCAGACGAGCACTTCTCGGTGGACGGCACGCTGATCAAGGCCTGGGCTTCCATGAAGAGCTTCCAGCCGAAGACCGAGGGCAGCCCGCCCGGCGCGGACGGGCCGGGTGACCCGCCGGGGGACACCGATCAGGATACCAGCCCCGACACCGCCCCTGCCCAGCCCGAAGCCGAGACCGTCCCGATGCCCAGCCCCAGCCGCCGCCACCGCAACGCCGAAGTCGACTTCCGCGGCGAGAAGCGCTCCAACGCCACCCATGCCTCGATCACCGACCCCGACGCGCGGCTGTTCCGCAAGTCGCAGGGGACGGGCGCGCTGCTCTGTTACATGGGGCATGCGCTGATGGAAAACCGCAATGGCTTCGTCGTCCAGGCCGACCTGACCCGCGCCGATGGCCATGCCGAACGCCGCGCCGCGCTCGACATGATCCACCGCCATTCCCCCGGCTCGACCCGCCGCCTCACGCTGGGCGCCGACAAGGGCTACGACAGCGCAGATTTCGTCGCCGATCTGCGACAGGCCCACGTCACGCCGCATGTCGCCCAGAAGGCCCGACACTCCGCCATCGACGGCAGAACCACCCGCCACCCCGGCTACGCCCTGTCCCAGACGCGCCGCAAGAAGATCGAAGAGCCCTTCGGCTGGGCCAAGACCGTCGGCGGCATGGCCCAGACCGTATACCGCGGCCTCGACCGCGTCGCCGCCCGCTTCACCTTCACCATGGCCGCCTGCAACCTCGCCAGACTGCCGAAGCTGCTGGCCGCCTGA
- a CDS encoding TetR/AcrR family transcriptional regulator, giving the protein MARTSGSHSEITGPRLRKAAQRLFAQQGYAAVSMRQIAAEVGVQAGALYNYIPDKQGLLFDLMESHLEELLAAWSVEPRGDGPLAALEAFTRFHIRFHLDRPDAVFIAYMELRNLERGNFAVIEALRKRYETELEDILKAGKAAGVFRLADSKLATLAVIAMLTGVTTWYRDDGRLSRARVEEVYWDIVRQAVGA; this is encoded by the coding sequence ATGGCACGCACTTCCGGTTCCCATTCCGAAATCACCGGACCACGGTTGCGCAAAGCAGCGCAGCGCCTGTTCGCGCAGCAGGGCTATGCCGCAGTGTCGATGCGCCAGATCGCGGCCGAGGTGGGGGTGCAGGCCGGTGCGCTCTACAACTACATTCCCGACAAGCAGGGGCTGCTCTTCGACCTGATGGAGAGCCATCTGGAGGAACTGCTCGCGGCTTGGTCGGTCGAGCCCCGCGGCGACGGCCCCCTCGCCGCGTTGGAGGCCTTTACCCGGTTTCATATCCGGTTCCATCTCGACCGGCCCGATGCCGTCTTCATCGCCTACATGGAGCTGAGAAACCTCGAGCGCGGGAATTTCGCGGTGATCGAAGCGCTTCGGAAGCGGTACGAGACCGAACTGGAGGACATCCTGAAGGCCGGAAAGGCGGCTGGGGTGTTTCGCCTTGCCGACAGCAAGCTTGCCACACTGGCGGTTATCGCGATGCTGACAGGGGTGACGACGTGGTATCGCGACGACGGGCGGCTTAGCCGCGCCCGCGTTGAGGAGGTGTATTGGGACATCGTGCGCCAGGCGGTGGGCGCCTAG